In a genomic window of Deltaproteobacteria bacterium:
- a CDS encoding amidohydrolase: MPTAIPQTDSPRNAWRQATPGQANWQRTARAGAPNKYFMVSVDTHGIEPVDFLAQRIEKQYRDRIPRVEVDGDGAQWMISEGMQPSLIMPGRDVVKHLIEREAYEEPDFFQPYTGRMEPEDRLRYRAGADLQQRVRDAEADGVDTEIIFPNKGLLCFATPDPVFQQAMFRVWNRWARENFAEYWNRFVPMAVIAPGDLEGALAEVTWAAEQGFKGVTLPNKPIFGSPKPGELQYNDKHFDPLWSLIAETGLPMTFHVSTGRDPRGVTGLGGAVINYVCHSMSTVMEPLVNLISSGVFERHPTLKAGSIEGGIGWVPWMIEAMDYSFQAHHMWVRPVMPELPSFYYRRNCFSAFMEDYVTLPRAEELGIVDNLMWSNDYPHHEGSWPHSAESIERQMGCLSEISRAKVLGRNAARVFKLRVPADGR, encoded by the coding sequence ATGCCAACAGCAATTCCGCAAACGGACTCGCCAAGAAACGCTTGGCGCCAAGCAACGCCAGGGCAAGCAAACTGGCAACGAACCGCGCGAGCAGGCGCCCCCAACAAGTATTTCATGGTCTCTGTCGATACCCACGGCATCGAGCCGGTCGATTTTCTCGCGCAGCGCATCGAGAAACAGTACCGTGACCGGATTCCACGTGTCGAAGTCGATGGGGACGGTGCCCAGTGGATGATCTCCGAAGGCATGCAGCCAAGCCTCATTATGCCGGGACGCGACGTCGTCAAGCATCTGATCGAACGTGAAGCCTACGAAGAGCCGGACTTTTTCCAGCCCTACACTGGCCGCATGGAACCGGAGGATCGACTCCGCTACCGAGCAGGAGCGGATCTGCAACAGCGCGTGCGCGATGCCGAGGCGGACGGCGTCGATACCGAGATTATTTTCCCCAATAAAGGGCTATTGTGCTTCGCCACACCGGACCCGGTGTTTCAGCAAGCGATGTTTCGCGTGTGGAACCGCTGGGCACGAGAGAACTTCGCGGAGTATTGGAATCGTTTCGTCCCCATGGCCGTCATCGCCCCCGGAGATCTCGAAGGCGCACTAGCTGAAGTCACATGGGCGGCGGAACAAGGATTCAAAGGGGTGACGTTGCCGAACAAGCCAATCTTCGGTTCACCCAAGCCAGGAGAATTGCAGTACAACGATAAGCACTTCGACCCGCTGTGGTCGTTGATCGCGGAAACCGGCTTGCCGATGACGTTTCACGTCTCCACGGGGCGAGATCCTCGCGGCGTCACCGGGCTCGGCGGTGCGGTCATCAACTATGTCTGTCATTCGATGTCGACCGTCATGGAACCGCTGGTCAACCTCATTAGCTCGGGCGTCTTCGAACGTCACCCCACGCTGAAAGCAGGGTCGATCGAAGGCGGTATTGGCTGGGTGCCGTGGATGATCGAGGCAATGGACTACTCGTTCCAGGCGCATCACATGTGGGTGCGCCCGGTGATGCCGGAGCTGCCCAGCTTCTATTATCGTCGGAACTGCTTCTCGGCTTTCATGGAAGACTACGTCACCCTGCCGCGCGCGGAAGAGCTCGGGATTGTCGATAATCTGATGTGGTCGAACGACTATCCCCATCACGAAGGCAGTTGGCCGCACTCGGCGGAGAGTATTGAGCGACAAATGGGCTGTCTGTCTGAGATCAGTCGAGCCAAGGTCCTTGGGCGCAACGCAGCGCGGGTATTTAAGCTGAGAGTGCCAGCGGATGGGCGATAG
- a CDS encoding TIR domain-containing protein produces the protein MPEREPEYDVFLSHASEDTDWCEKLAERLRERGVRVWFDKWELKPGDHLLMRLNDGIANARKMVAVWSENYFRDAKVWTLAEGFAQQHSDVLARERPLIPLLVADCNIPPIFRNLISIDFCNPDDFDLSLDRLVEALDLPQRESRRDEDERFREHELDLAQRGRRSQAKGKRFEDEVATLYRLLGWEVTRDVHFGGMQIDLQIQMKSGGFLMQAIVECEDKRIAAAEREQILARQKLVQKTLPAYRWIAVSSDGFDAEARTALEAVGVACESYADLLRELLPLETYVEGRIVEYETWAAQHWQGEDWFIRPNLKTDVTYDLHPMLSYFAKWSNDTRANLLTVLGDLGTGKTTVSRFLTYNLAKSFRDDPLRHPAPVLISLGEVRKEVSLEGIIVNHFSRRGLPGISFPRFEHLVRLGKVVLFFDAFDEMADRVRQEVTRANFRELSRAGTGNGKVVLTCRTHYFKDRTEQAKTIGEGPRLAELETPLYRDLKGQPGAQVVYLQEFDDAQIREYLQKARGAEADNDWQQIQEIYNLKDLAQRPLLLDMIVKSLPHLQAQQVMNAASLYTVYTKIWLEREEQKGRILDKGIKLALMLELAWRLWHEEKDAIPYRDLVPFVQRLVTDRTLDPGDEEAEDIAREMQGASFLKRDDPGNFSFVHRSFMEYFLARKLLDGLTQDPPLLEVLNTRRFDRKIVYFLTLLDVHDAIVPPLQQLLTTSYHENLSENALQLLYWSGRIRCGMEETIVDEYALTMLLSRRLPVAAQLSGANLQGIILESADLKETDLSKANLSDANLNRTLLSKVNFYGAVLTNARIETAGMSDSDLRTADLRSASLAGAKLHKCDFTGATIEQTNLIGTEVHNCLGLTATSVASREHLSPVVQRDHASAVTAVAYSPNGELFAVAGDDGVIRLYRVSDQYLVRVLEGHQDRVQSVAFAPDGQMLASGSSDKSVRLWRVASGQVVRVLEGHLGPIYAVQFAPNGKYLVAAGAAGRLQFWDVQKGETFLYRYAFGPGAWLDLLPDGRFDASPEGMRSLRYTEDDTLNSYAAEDLVKEFYRPDDVKAVLARYVG, from the coding sequence ATGCCTGAGCGGGAGCCTGAATACGATGTGTTCTTGAGCCACGCCAGCGAAGACACCGACTGGTGTGAAAAACTCGCTGAACGTTTGCGCGAGCGTGGCGTGCGCGTGTGGTTCGACAAGTGGGAGCTGAAACCCGGCGATCACCTGTTGATGCGACTGAACGACGGAATCGCCAACGCTCGCAAGATGGTAGCCGTGTGGAGCGAGAACTATTTCCGCGATGCCAAAGTCTGGACATTAGCGGAAGGGTTTGCGCAGCAGCACTCCGATGTGTTAGCGCGTGAACGTCCGTTGATCCCACTGCTCGTTGCCGACTGCAACATTCCTCCTATCTTTCGTAACCTCATTTCCATCGACTTCTGCAACCCTGACGACTTCGACCTGAGTCTCGACCGCCTCGTCGAAGCGCTCGATCTGCCTCAACGTGAGTCACGGCGCGACGAGGACGAGCGGTTTCGTGAGCACGAACTCGACCTCGCGCAACGCGGTCGCCGCAGCCAGGCGAAGGGGAAACGCTTCGAGGATGAAGTCGCTACGCTCTATCGTCTCCTTGGCTGGGAGGTGACGCGAGATGTCCACTTCGGCGGCATGCAGATCGATTTGCAGATTCAGATGAAAAGCGGCGGATTCTTGATGCAGGCAATTGTCGAATGTGAGGACAAACGCATCGCCGCTGCCGAGCGCGAGCAGATTCTGGCGCGACAAAAGCTCGTGCAAAAGACGCTGCCTGCTTATCGTTGGATCGCGGTCTCGTCCGACGGCTTCGACGCCGAGGCTCGCACCGCATTAGAGGCCGTAGGTGTTGCCTGTGAGTCCTATGCCGACTTGTTGCGCGAACTCCTCCCGTTGGAAACCTACGTCGAAGGGCGGATCGTGGAATACGAAACTTGGGCAGCCCAGCACTGGCAGGGCGAAGACTGGTTTATCCGCCCCAACCTCAAGACCGATGTCACCTACGACCTCCACCCAATGTTGTCGTACTTCGCCAAATGGTCGAACGACACACGCGCCAATCTGTTGACCGTTCTCGGCGATCTCGGCACCGGCAAGACTACGGTCTCGCGTTTTCTCACCTACAACCTAGCCAAGAGTTTTCGCGACGATCCCTTGCGCCATCCTGCCCCGGTGCTGATTTCCCTCGGCGAGGTGCGCAAAGAAGTGTCGCTAGAGGGGATCATCGTCAATCACTTCAGCCGTCGGGGCTTGCCGGGCATCAGCTTCCCGCGTTTCGAGCATTTGGTGCGGTTGGGCAAAGTCGTGCTCTTTTTCGATGCGTTCGACGAAATGGCGGATCGTGTACGCCAGGAGGTGACGCGCGCCAACTTCCGCGAACTCAGCCGTGCCGGCACAGGCAACGGCAAGGTGGTGCTGACCTGCCGCACCCACTATTTCAAGGACCGCACTGAGCAAGCGAAGACGATCGGCGAGGGACCACGCCTAGCGGAATTGGAAACCCCACTCTACCGTGATCTCAAGGGCCAACCCGGTGCGCAGGTGGTGTATCTACAAGAGTTCGACGATGCGCAGATTCGCGAGTATTTGCAGAAAGCCCGAGGCGCGGAGGCGGACAACGACTGGCAACAGATTCAGGAGATCTACAACTTGAAAGATCTAGCGCAACGTCCCTTGTTGCTCGACATGATTGTGAAATCGTTGCCACATTTACAGGCCCAGCAGGTGATGAACGCTGCCAGCCTTTACACGGTCTACACTAAGATCTGGCTGGAGCGTGAGGAGCAGAAAGGTCGCATCCTCGACAAAGGCATCAAGCTCGCGCTGATGCTGGAGCTGGCGTGGCGCTTGTGGCACGAGGAGAAGGACGCCATTCCGTACCGCGACTTGGTTCCTTTTGTCCAGCGCTTGGTGACGGATCGGACGCTCGACCCTGGCGACGAGGAGGCGGAGGATATCGCCCGCGAGATGCAAGGTGCCAGCTTCCTCAAGCGCGATGACCCCGGCAATTTTTCGTTCGTGCATCGTTCGTTCATGGAGTATTTTCTGGCCCGCAAGCTGTTGGACGGGCTAACTCAAGACCCTCCGCTGCTTGAGGTCCTAAACACGCGACGCTTCGACCGCAAAATCGTTTATTTCCTGACCTTGCTGGATGTGCACGACGCCATCGTGCCGCCACTGCAACAGCTCCTGACCACCAGTTACCACGAAAACCTGTCCGAGAATGCGCTGCAACTGCTCTATTGGAGTGGGCGTATTCGTTGTGGCATGGAAGAAACTATTGTCGATGAATATGCACTGACTATGCTGCTTTCTCGGCGTCTCCCGGTGGCGGCGCAGCTCTCGGGGGCGAATCTCCAAGGGATCATATTGGAGTCGGCAGATTTGAAAGAGACTGATTTGAGCAAAGCAAATCTGTCTGATGCCAACCTTAACCGTACCTTGCTGTCAAAAGTGAACTTCTATGGCGCGGTGCTCACTAATGCCCGGATTGAAACCGCTGGGATGTCTGATTCGGATCTCCGTACGGCTGACCTGCGTAGCGCTTCCCTTGCCGGAGCAAAGCTCCATAAGTGTGACTTCACTGGAGCAACGATAGAGCAGACCAATCTCATTGGTACAGAAGTCCATAATTGCCTTGGGCTCACCGCAACCAGTGTGGCGAGCCGTGAGCATCTGTCTCCCGTTGTCCAACGTGATCACGCTTCTGCCGTGACTGCGGTTGCTTATAGCCCCAACGGTGAACTGTTTGCGGTGGCGGGTGACGACGGGGTGATCCGCTTGTATCGCGTTAGTGACCAGTACTTGGTGCGGGTGCTGGAAGGGCATCAGGACCGGGTGCAGTCGGTGGCGTTTGCGCCCGATGGGCAGATGCTGGCCAGTGGGAGTAGTGACAAGAGCGTGCGGTTGTGGCGGGTGGCCAGCGGGCAAGTCGTGCGGGTGTTGGAGGGGCATCTCGGGCCAATCTATGCCGTACAATTCGCGCCCAATGGCAAGTATTTGGTCGCGGCGGGTGCGGCTGGGCGCTTGCAGTTCTGGGATGTACAGAAGGGCGAGACGTTCCTCTATCGCTATGCGTTCGGTCCCGGCGCGTGGCTGGATTTGTTGCCCGACGGTCGTTTCGACGCCAGCCCTGAAGGCATGCGCTCTCTGCGTTACACCGAAGACGACACGCTCAACTCCTACGCGGCGGAAGATCTGGTGAAAGAGTTTTATCGACCGGATGACGTGAAAGCGGTGCTGGCGCGGTATGTGGGGTAG
- a CDS encoding haloacid dehalogenase type II, whose product MRALVFDAYGTLFDVASVVAACESVSPAPEPFAALWRAKQLEYAFLRTLMDRYQDFWRVTAAALQYTLKRQGLTATNEQKTRLMNAWLSLQPFPEVPETLQRLSHYPRLILSNGSPVMLSQLLKNTQLEAAFDAVLSVDAVRRYKPSPQVYELAVRQLGCAPREIVFLSANGFDVAGAKAFGFTVCWVNRASVPLDELDVAPDAEIRTLADLPHALTTLSE is encoded by the coding sequence ATGCGCGCACTGGTTTTTGACGCTTATGGCACGCTCTTCGACGTGGCTTCGGTCGTCGCGGCGTGCGAGTCGGTCTCGCCGGCGCCGGAACCCTTCGCCGCACTCTGGCGCGCCAAGCAGTTGGAGTATGCGTTTCTCCGCACGTTGATGGACCGATACCAGGACTTTTGGCGGGTCACTGCGGCTGCGTTACAATACACCCTCAAACGACAGGGTCTCACCGCCACGAACGAACAAAAAACCCGCCTCATGAATGCGTGGCTGTCCCTCCAACCGTTTCCCGAAGTACCGGAGACTTTGCAACGTCTCAGCCACTATCCACGTCTGATTTTATCGAATGGCAGCCCGGTGATGCTCAGTCAGTTGCTGAAAAATACCCAGCTCGAAGCGGCGTTTGACGCGGTCTTGAGCGTGGATGCCGTGCGCCGTTACAAACCATCGCCCCAGGTCTACGAGCTGGCGGTGCGACAGCTCGGATGTGCACCGCGCGAGATCGTTTTTCTCTCGGCCAACGGGTTCGACGTGGCGGGGGCCAAAGCCTTTGGGTTCACCGTCTGCTGGGTCAACCGCGCGAGCGTGCCGCTCGATGAATTGGATGTCGCGCCAGACGCGGAGATCCGCACCCTTGCAGACCTCCCCCACGCATTGACGACACTCTCGGAATGA
- a CDS encoding peroxidase: protein MDESKGESARTEGTREQDAKAYASSARSRQRRSEETGLKQWLLAPWFLFWHFVVVLIDRLPSLSLLLLWTGGLILGFILWPSTRVSFLTVFVLVIGLVALSRLPLRQLSLRAFLLRALLEVQTLIFLGLAHLGPKLDRIFPWHRFHRYLGLPILVGLRERLRKKNLLDTSAGLPTPSSAPLEYNLTDRTSNGTFNDPTRPEMGSFSFPFGRNMPGKAPGNLPGKPNPREISIELLAREEGNLIAATSLNLLAAAWIQFMVHDWFRHEKRKGTAATPREDQHAPDTPDHMVKIPFAACDSWPPAQDRDFRLRIPLTEEPVATQDKTGAPIYRNHASHWWDGSQLYGSDAAIQRRLRSHRDGKLLLWTDHKLPLDETTGLDLAGFQENWWIGLNLLHTLFTLEHNAICDHLQEEYPTWSDDELFARARLINVGLMAKIHTVEWTPAILNNPPVVTGMKGNWWGILGRKIRRNFGRLLSEEEEVFSGILGSVTDHHKVPYALTEEFVSVYRMHPLMPDEFRFYSAKDGSQLTDLLQSGKNMLSLSEVSGPYARRIRDGVLMEDLLYSFGILHPGAITLGNYPNGLRNLETQDGLLLDLAAVDILRDRERGVPRYNEFRKALGLHPVRRFGELVKRFKTPEERAYWSEKLKKVYENDIESVDLMVGLFAEKPPKGFGFSDTAFRIFILMASRRLKSDRFFTTDYRPEVYTQLGLDWIENTDMGTLLLRHFPVLRPFLRSMDNAFQPWPLVEQLHKISSGKSAKNGENTFPVHQCVECAKA, encoded by the coding sequence ATGGACGAAAGCAAAGGAGAGTCGGCACGGACAGAAGGGACAAGAGAACAGGACGCCAAAGCGTACGCTTCTTCCGCTCGCTCCAGGCAGCGTAGGAGTGAAGAAACTGGCCTCAAACAGTGGCTCCTCGCGCCATGGTTTCTTTTTTGGCATTTTGTTGTCGTCTTGATTGACCGTCTCCCTTCGTTATCGTTACTTCTTTTGTGGACCGGCGGCCTCATCCTCGGCTTTATTCTTTGGCCCAGCACAAGAGTCAGCTTCCTCACCGTTTTCGTCTTAGTCATTGGTCTTGTTGCTTTATCTCGATTGCCTCTTCGGCAACTTTCTTTGCGCGCCTTCCTGCTCCGCGCGCTTCTTGAGGTACAAACACTCATCTTCCTTGGACTTGCACATTTGGGACCGAAGCTCGATAGGATATTCCCTTGGCACCGGTTCCATCGCTACCTCGGCCTGCCGATCTTGGTTGGCCTTCGCGAAAGATTGAGAAAGAAAAATTTGCTCGATACGTCAGCGGGTCTCCCTACTCCTAGCTCCGCTCCGCTTGAGTACAACCTGACCGACCGCACCAGTAACGGCACGTTTAACGACCCCACGCGCCCGGAAATGGGAAGCTTCAGTTTTCCCTTTGGTCGCAATATGCCGGGGAAAGCGCCTGGCAATCTCCCCGGCAAACCGAACCCGCGCGAGATCAGCATTGAGCTTCTTGCTCGCGAAGAAGGAAATTTGATAGCGGCAACCTCGCTCAATTTGCTGGCGGCGGCGTGGATTCAGTTCATGGTGCACGACTGGTTCCGGCATGAAAAGCGGAAGGGCACGGCTGCGACACCGCGCGAAGACCAACACGCTCCTGACACCCCAGATCATATGGTCAAAATTCCTTTCGCGGCGTGTGACTCCTGGCCTCCTGCTCAGGACCGCGACTTTCGTCTGCGCATTCCCCTCACGGAGGAACCAGTCGCCACCCAAGATAAAACCGGAGCGCCAATCTATCGGAACCATGCCTCGCACTGGTGGGACGGCTCGCAGCTCTATGGTAGCGACGCGGCAATCCAACGTCGCTTACGTTCGCACCGAGATGGCAAGCTGCTCCTCTGGACGGATCACAAGCTCCCGCTCGACGAAACCACTGGCCTCGACCTCGCTGGATTTCAAGAGAATTGGTGGATTGGCTTGAACCTGCTCCATACCCTTTTCACCTTGGAGCACAATGCGATCTGCGATCACCTTCAGGAGGAATACCCCACCTGGTCGGACGACGAATTATTCGCGCGCGCCCGCCTCATCAATGTGGGACTCATGGCCAAAATCCATACGGTCGAATGGACGCCGGCAATCCTCAACAACCCACCAGTCGTCACTGGAATGAAAGGAAACTGGTGGGGCATCCTCGGGCGAAAGATTCGACGGAATTTTGGCCGCTTGCTCAGCGAAGAAGAAGAGGTCTTCAGCGGCATCCTCGGCTCCGTCACCGATCATCATAAGGTCCCGTATGCGCTGACAGAGGAGTTCGTCTCGGTCTATCGCATGCATCCACTCATGCCGGACGAGTTTCGTTTCTACTCAGCCAAGGATGGCTCCCAACTGACAGACCTGTTGCAGTCAGGCAAGAATATGCTCTCTTTATCTGAAGTGTCCGGGCCCTATGCTCGACGGATTCGAGACGGAGTGCTCATGGAAGACCTCCTCTACTCCTTTGGCATCCTTCATCCCGGGGCGATTACCTTGGGCAACTATCCGAACGGCTTACGCAATCTCGAAACTCAAGACGGACTCCTGCTTGATCTTGCCGCCGTCGATATCTTGCGTGATCGAGAGCGTGGAGTTCCTCGCTATAACGAATTTCGCAAAGCGTTAGGACTCCATCCGGTCAGGCGGTTCGGCGAACTCGTCAAGAGGTTCAAGACCCCGGAAGAGAGAGCCTATTGGAGCGAAAAGCTCAAGAAAGTCTACGAGAACGATATTGAGAGCGTCGATCTGATGGTCGGGCTCTTCGCGGAGAAACCGCCGAAAGGGTTCGGGTTTAGCGACACCGCGTTTCGCATCTTCATTTTGATGGCGTCGCGGCGACTCAAGAGTGATCGTTTCTTCACGACCGACTATCGACCGGAGGTGTACACGCAGCTCGGTCTCGACTGGATTGAGAACACTGATATGGGGACCCTCTTACTCCGCCATTTTCCCGTGCTGCGTCCGTTCCTGAGAAGCATGGATAACGCCTTCCAACCGTGGCCGTTGGTGGAGCAGTTACACAAAATCTCGTCCGGCAAAAGCGCGAAAAATGGAGAAAATACGTTTCCGGTCCATCAGTGTGTCGAGTGTGCAAAAGCGTAG
- a CDS encoding PQQ-binding-like beta-propeller repeat protein, with protein sequence MPSAAGAAPLDSPHAAPGVDGAKVYEQKCASCHNGSVQRAPQLAVMKQKSPEDVLDALLTGPMVFLGMGMGDAERKAVAEFITGKQFGEAQLKATSTNMCPSQGEFAPDTGSQWNGWGSNLGNTRVQSAEYAGLTAEQVPNLKVKWAFGYPEGTVASQPTVVGGRIFVGTLRGQIYSLDAKTGCLYWAIKNPTGVRSAISIERFPNSNPPKYIAFFGDLSANVHALDARTGEKIWTTKVDPHPITRVTGSPKFHDGRLYVPVTSLEEASAADGRYECCTFRGNLVALDAATGKQIWKTYTILEEPKPTRKNKGGVQMYGPAGASIWSSPTIDPEGGRIYVTTGDNYSDPASKTSDAIIAFDLKTGKFLWSEQFLANDAWNVACDSKDEANCPTARGPDLDFGSSSILQKLPNGKRVLVAGQKSGMVYAIDPDANGKRLWEQRAGKGGIAGGIQWGPAADRELMYVAVSDIGMTPTSDPERGTVAMLDSKVGGGIHAFRLATGEKVWSVPPPGCGDRKNCSPAQSAAISAIPGVVFSGSVDSHLRAYAAKDGKVLWDHNAAQEYKTVNGVKANGGSFDSSGPTIVDGTLYANSGYGQFGGLPGNVLLAFSVDGK encoded by the coding sequence ATGCCTTCTGCGGCAGGAGCTGCTCCGCTGGATTCTCCGCATGCCGCGCCTGGAGTCGATGGGGCGAAAGTGTACGAACAAAAGTGTGCTAGCTGTCACAACGGCAGTGTCCAACGCGCGCCGCAACTGGCGGTTATGAAGCAAAAGAGTCCGGAAGACGTGCTCGATGCCTTATTAACCGGCCCCATGGTGTTCCTGGGTATGGGCATGGGCGATGCCGAGCGCAAAGCGGTCGCCGAGTTCATCACCGGGAAACAATTCGGCGAAGCGCAACTGAAGGCCACCTCCACGAATATGTGTCCATCTCAGGGCGAGTTTGCCCCGGATACAGGCTCGCAATGGAATGGCTGGGGGAGCAATCTCGGGAATACTCGAGTGCAGTCCGCCGAGTACGCTGGTTTAACGGCCGAGCAAGTGCCGAATCTGAAAGTCAAATGGGCGTTCGGCTATCCGGAAGGGACGGTGGCTTCGCAACCGACGGTGGTCGGTGGCCGCATTTTCGTCGGCACGCTGCGCGGACAAATCTATTCGCTCGACGCCAAGACCGGCTGTCTCTATTGGGCGATCAAAAATCCCACTGGGGTGCGCTCTGCAATCAGTATCGAGCGATTCCCGAACTCGAATCCGCCGAAATATATCGCATTTTTCGGCGACCTTTCCGCCAATGTGCATGCGCTCGATGCGCGCACTGGAGAGAAAATCTGGACGACAAAGGTCGACCCGCACCCGATCACGCGCGTGACCGGATCGCCGAAGTTCCATGATGGTCGCCTCTACGTGCCTGTGACCTCGCTCGAAGAAGCCTCGGCTGCCGATGGTCGCTACGAATGCTGCACGTTCCGCGGAAACCTCGTGGCGCTTGATGCCGCCACCGGCAAGCAAATCTGGAAGACTTACACCATCCTCGAAGAGCCCAAGCCGACGCGGAAGAACAAGGGCGGGGTGCAAATGTATGGACCGGCGGGCGCTTCGATCTGGTCGTCGCCAACGATAGATCCCGAAGGTGGAAGAATTTACGTCACTACTGGGGACAACTATTCCGACCCGGCCTCGAAAACCAGTGACGCCATCATCGCGTTCGACCTGAAAACCGGCAAGTTTCTGTGGTCGGAACAGTTTTTGGCGAACGACGCCTGGAACGTGGCGTGCGACTCCAAGGATGAAGCGAATTGTCCCACCGCGCGGGGACCCGATCTGGATTTTGGTTCGTCCTCTATTCTCCAGAAATTGCCGAATGGGAAACGCGTGTTAGTAGCAGGGCAAAAATCCGGCATGGTGTACGCCATCGATCCTGACGCGAATGGTAAGCGTTTGTGGGAACAACGCGCAGGAAAGGGTGGCATTGCTGGTGGAATTCAGTGGGGACCGGCAGCGGATCGCGAGCTGATGTATGTCGCGGTGTCGGATATTGGCATGACGCCTACGAGTGACCCGGAGAGAGGGACGGTAGCCATGCTCGACTCGAAGGTCGGTGGTGGTATCCACGCCTTTCGCTTAGCGACCGGCGAGAAGGTGTGGTCCGTGCCGCCGCCGGGATGCGGCGACCGGAAAAACTGTAGCCCGGCTCAGTCCGCCGCGATTTCCGCCATTCCTGGTGTCGTATTCTCGGGCTCTGTCGATAGTCATCTTCGGGCGTATGCCGCCAAGGATGGAAAAGTCCTGTGGGATCACAACGCGGCGCAGGAATACAAGACTGTCAACGGAGTCAAAGCGAATGGCGGATCTTTCGACTCCTCGGGGCCGACCATCGTTGACGGCACCCTGTACGCCAACTCCGGCTACGGCCAGTTCGGCGGCTTGCCCGGGAATGTGCTCCTGGCGTTCTCGGTTGACGGGAAGTAA